Genomic window (Streptomyces sp. RerS4):
GCAGAAGCGGACGTCGACGAACTTGACGTCGTTCTCCTCGATGTACTGCTTCACTTCGTCGGCGTTCTTGAACATCCAACTCCTCCTACTCCCGTCCCGGGGAGGGGGCGGGCTTTATAGCTCGTGGTGCGTCAGTGCGGTGCCGCACGCTGACCCGACCATAAGCAGGCGGGATTTCCCAAGCATGACCCATTTGTTTCGCACAAGTTAACCAGGGTCCCGTCGGAGGGCCGGGAAGCACCACCGGTACCGTGGTCGGGTGGACAACAGGCAAGCAATCGGATCCTGGCTCTCCGGCCCCCGCGCGGCAGCCGAGGAGATGGGCGTCGACTTCGGGTACCCGGGCCAGCGGCTCGGTCTGCCCCGGTCGGGGCCCGGCTCCGTGGCCCGCTTCGGGCGCCGGCTCGGCGCCGTCGCCATCGACTGGATCGGCTGCCAGCTGATCGCATACGGACTGATCACGGGCGGCGACCTGGCCGCCGCGGGCAACTGGACGCTGGGCCTCTTCCTGGCCCTGACCCTGCTGACCGTGAGCACCGTGGGCTTCACCCCCG
Coding sequences:
- a CDS encoding RDD family protein, translated to MDNRQAIGSWLSGPRAAAEEMGVDFGYPGQRLGLPRSGPGSVARFGRRLGAVAIDWIGCQLIAYGLITGGDLAAAGNWTLGLFLALTLLTVSTVGFTPGKRIVGLRVVGQDGGRLGVPRVLLRTALLALVIPALIWDRDGRGLHDRLAGAVQVRI